One segment of Anatilimnocola aggregata DNA contains the following:
- a CDS encoding thioredoxin-like domain-containing protein, which produces MTTTLNTWRCWLAGGFIAMVLASPLSAQELELLPGRIPAPSLDGGGEWLNTAGPIELRDLRGKFVILDFWTYCCINCMHILPELKQLEHEFPKHLVVIGVHSAKFENERDAKNVSEAIERYEIEHPVVNDPRQILWQKYAVDTWPSLRVIDPEGRLVAHHKGEFAAEMVARFLKQAIPSYRRRNLLDETPLSFDATRPPRPDLPLRFPGKVLADADSDRLFVADSGHNRIVITKLSGEVLDIIGTGAIGREDGTFEQCSFDHPQGMALQGETLFVADTENHLLRKVDLKTRRVTTLAGSGEQARVPTVRGAARPLGIKLASPWDLLLHDNNLYIAMAGQHQIWRMTLDSGAIFPFAGNAAEDIIDGPLLARNPFQKGYASFAQPSGLASDGQVLFVADSEGSSIRAVPLRASRDVATILGTARLPADRLFTFGDRDGAANQVLLQHPLGVAYREGQLFIADTYNSKIKELDLKTATVRTLAGSGPNSFDEPGGLSIAGDQLFVADTNNHSVRVIGVAADAQPRELELKGLGPPVLAKVVSPPAVSGKPRTFEAATIKPTEDKLKVAINLALPADFKLNPGAPVRYYVHAAEENPVVAPAATGKWLTLEATASDFELELPLQAKATGGPVMISLAFYYCRSGAEGVCKAGEVTWSGRIAISDRAEDTRLELKHVVLK; this is translated from the coding sequence ATGACTACCACTCTGAATACTTGGCGTTGTTGGTTGGCGGGCGGCTTCATCGCGATGGTGCTGGCCTCTCCCCTGTCAGCGCAGGAATTGGAGCTTCTTCCTGGCCGAATTCCCGCCCCGTCCTTAGACGGCGGTGGCGAATGGCTGAATACTGCTGGTCCCATCGAACTGCGCGATTTGCGTGGCAAGTTCGTCATTCTGGATTTCTGGACCTACTGCTGCATCAACTGCATGCACATTCTGCCCGAATTGAAACAACTGGAACACGAGTTCCCTAAGCACCTTGTAGTGATCGGCGTCCACTCGGCAAAATTCGAAAACGAACGCGATGCCAAAAACGTGAGCGAGGCCATCGAGCGATACGAGATCGAGCATCCGGTTGTCAACGATCCGCGGCAGATCTTGTGGCAGAAATATGCGGTCGACACCTGGCCGTCGTTACGGGTCATCGATCCCGAAGGGCGCCTCGTGGCGCATCATAAGGGCGAATTCGCTGCGGAAATGGTCGCACGCTTCCTTAAGCAAGCGATACCCAGTTATCGCCGTCGCAACTTGCTGGACGAAACGCCCCTCAGCTTCGATGCTACCCGGCCACCGCGCCCCGACCTGCCGTTGCGATTTCCCGGCAAGGTATTGGCTGACGCCGACAGCGACCGACTGTTTGTCGCGGACAGCGGACACAATCGCATCGTTATCACGAAACTATCGGGCGAAGTGCTGGACATCATTGGCACTGGCGCGATCGGGCGGGAAGATGGCACGTTCGAACAATGTTCTTTCGATCATCCCCAGGGAATGGCTTTGCAGGGGGAGACACTATTTGTCGCAGACACCGAGAACCACTTGCTGCGAAAAGTCGATCTGAAGACTCGGCGCGTCACGACGTTGGCTGGAAGTGGAGAGCAGGCAAGAGTTCCTACGGTGCGTGGCGCAGCCAGACCGCTCGGCATCAAGTTGGCTAGTCCTTGGGATTTGTTGCTGCACGATAACAACTTATACATCGCCATGGCCGGCCAGCATCAGATTTGGCGGATGACCTTAGATTCCGGGGCAATCTTTCCCTTTGCGGGCAACGCTGCCGAAGATATTATCGACGGCCCATTGCTTGCGCGCAATCCCTTTCAAAAAGGCTATGCCTCATTTGCTCAGCCCAGCGGATTAGCCTCCGATGGGCAAGTGCTGTTTGTGGCCGATAGCGAAGGAAGCTCGATTCGCGCAGTTCCTTTGCGAGCCAGTCGAGACGTAGCCACAATCCTCGGCACGGCGAGACTGCCGGCCGATCGGCTCTTTACGTTTGGCGATCGGGACGGGGCCGCCAACCAGGTTCTATTGCAACACCCTCTTGGCGTGGCGTACCGCGAAGGCCAACTGTTTATTGCTGACACCTACAACAGCAAGATCAAAGAACTCGATCTGAAGACTGCAACGGTACGCACACTGGCCGGGAGCGGCCCGAATTCATTTGACGAGCCTGGGGGCCTGAGCATTGCCGGAGATCAATTATTTGTCGCCGACACCAATAATCACTCCGTGCGTGTGATCGGGGTGGCGGCAGATGCACAGCCCAGAGAATTGGAGCTGAAAGGTCTAGGCCCGCCAGTTCTGGCAAAAGTGGTTTCGCCCCCCGCTGTTTCCGGCAAGCCGCGCACGTTTGAAGCTGCAACGATTAAACCCACAGAAGACAAGTTAAAGGTTGCGATCAATCTGGCGCTACCGGCCGACTTCAAACTGAATCCCGGGGCTCCGGTTCGGTACTATGTCCATGCCGCAGAGGAGAACCCCGTGGTCGCCCCCGCGGCCACCGGCAAGTGGTTAACACTCGAAGCGACAGCGTCGGACTTCGAACTGGAGTTGCCAT
- a CDS encoding SMP-30/gluconolactonase/LRE family protein, which translates to MIRRDLAAAASAIATLLIAAPAEAQWQPSQRYPDPAIRILDPSFSKYRLNLAKVEKIASGMRWSEGPVWFGDGRYLVWSDIPNNRLMKWDEETETVSVFRKPANNSNGNTRDRQGRLLTCEHDSRRVTRTEYDGSITVIADSYDGKPLNSPNDIVCKSDGSIWFTDPPFGILGFYEGHSAPIELPTNVYRWDPVTKTLAVVAGDVKRPNGLAFSPDEMKLYVVEAGATPRVIRSFDVVNGGKELTGGSTLVTAEPDGTPDGLRVDVDGNLWVGWGMGKEGLDGVSVFNAQGTLIGRIDLPERCANLCFGGRHRNRLFMCGSTSIYSLFVNTQGVPGG; encoded by the coding sequence ATGATTCGCAGAGATTTAGCCGCTGCTGCCAGCGCGATTGCTACGCTCCTCATCGCGGCACCAGCCGAAGCGCAATGGCAACCTAGTCAGCGTTATCCTGACCCGGCCATCAGGATTCTCGATCCAAGTTTTTCGAAGTACCGCTTGAATCTGGCCAAGGTCGAAAAGATTGCATCGGGGATGCGTTGGAGCGAAGGACCGGTTTGGTTCGGTGATGGTCGCTATCTGGTCTGGAGCGACATTCCGAACAATCGCCTCATGAAATGGGATGAAGAAACGGAAACCGTGAGCGTGTTTCGCAAGCCCGCGAACAACTCCAACGGCAACACTCGGGACCGTCAAGGTCGGCTACTTACCTGCGAGCACGATTCCCGCCGAGTGACGCGGACGGAGTACGACGGCTCGATTACCGTGATTGCGGACAGTTATGACGGCAAGCCATTGAACTCGCCAAACGACATCGTCTGCAAGTCGGACGGTTCGATTTGGTTTACTGACCCTCCGTTCGGCATTCTCGGCTTTTACGAAGGACATTCGGCCCCGATCGAATTACCCACGAATGTCTACCGCTGGGATCCCGTCACGAAAACACTGGCGGTCGTTGCGGGCGATGTCAAACGTCCTAACGGACTGGCGTTTTCACCCGACGAGATGAAGCTGTATGTCGTGGAGGCCGGAGCTACACCGCGAGTGATCCGCTCGTTTGACGTCGTTAATGGCGGCAAAGAATTAACGGGTGGCAGTACACTAGTGACCGCTGAGCCGGACGGCACCCCGGATGGTCTGCGGGTCGATGTCGACGGGAACCTGTGGGTCGGTTGGGGAATGGGGAAAGAAGGTCTCGATGGCGTGTCGGTGTTCAACGCACAAGGGACCTTGATTGGACGCATTGATCTGCCCGAGCGATGCGCAAACCTGTGTTTTGGCGGTAGGCATCGCAATCGGCTCTTCATGTGTGGCAGCACGTCGATTTACTCATTGTTTGTGAATACCCAGGGTGTACCGGGCGGGTGA
- the bla gene encoding subclass B3 metallo-beta-lactamase yields the protein MIRSLSFVVLYLFACVATARGDSPFPAHRVAGNTYYVGSTELASYLITTPAGHILINSSFEETVPLIRGAIESLGFKMSDVKYLLASHAHSDHVAGHAKMRELTGAKVLVMVGDDKVVAAGGAGQYLYADSRWPACPVDRVLKDGDEVKLGGVTLIARHTPGHTRGCTTWTWKESVDDKELRVVVIGSPNVNPGYRLVGNTDYPTITDDFKQTFSLLKSLPCDVFLGAHGNYYDMLAKHERLEKKLPGNPFVDPQGYKAYVTLKEVTFAKKLADQQAAPLDEGAAAEQLRKAGAEVTLTKGHVTGVAVKDLSTFTIADFEALSGLVHLKTLSTSGEALNDNTLSYLTGLAALEDLSTNAAQFSDDALWQLTLLGNLKQIKFFHTSLKRKDFTGRGFASFASLKNLRRLTVAGCPFNDEGMAAVGKLTQLENFRTWHTYQTEAGNESLKSLTNLKSLHLGQRLRRYGGASNAHSLTDSTLDVVSQLKSLDTLTLGEQKFSIEALAKLKALPNLKRLELSQVDLPAQEIERAQTLLPGIQINWKPVTAEERAKLDRLLAP from the coding sequence ATGATTCGCTCTCTTTCGTTTGTCGTGTTGTACTTATTTGCCTGCGTTGCTACCGCACGGGGCGATTCTCCTTTTCCCGCTCATCGCGTGGCTGGCAATACGTACTATGTGGGATCGACAGAACTCGCCAGCTATCTGATCACGACGCCCGCAGGGCACATTCTGATCAACAGCAGTTTCGAAGAAACGGTGCCGCTTATTCGGGGCGCAATTGAATCGTTGGGCTTCAAGATGTCCGACGTAAAGTACTTGCTCGCCAGTCATGCGCATTCCGATCATGTCGCCGGGCACGCGAAAATGCGCGAGTTGACCGGGGCCAAGGTGCTGGTGATGGTAGGGGATGACAAGGTGGTTGCCGCCGGTGGTGCGGGACAATACCTGTATGCCGATAGCCGTTGGCCCGCATGCCCCGTCGATCGCGTGCTCAAGGATGGCGACGAAGTGAAACTCGGCGGAGTCACGCTCATTGCCCGGCACACGCCGGGGCATACTCGCGGGTGTACAACCTGGACGTGGAAAGAATCGGTCGACGACAAGGAACTGAGGGTGGTGGTCATTGGGAGTCCGAACGTGAACCCCGGTTATCGCCTGGTTGGCAATACGGACTATCCCACCATTACCGACGATTTCAAGCAGACATTCTCCCTGCTCAAGAGTCTCCCCTGCGACGTGTTCTTAGGCGCTCATGGCAACTACTACGACATGCTTGCCAAGCACGAGCGACTGGAAAAGAAGTTGCCGGGCAATCCGTTTGTCGATCCGCAAGGCTACAAGGCGTATGTCACGCTCAAGGAGGTGACGTTTGCCAAGAAGCTGGCCGACCAACAAGCGGCACCGCTCGACGAGGGCGCAGCAGCCGAGCAACTGCGCAAAGCGGGGGCTGAAGTCACGCTCACCAAGGGGCACGTGACCGGGGTCGCGGTTAAGGACTTGTCGACGTTCACGATTGCCGACTTCGAGGCCCTCAGCGGACTGGTGCATCTGAAGACGCTCTCGACTTCGGGCGAAGCGCTGAACGACAATACTCTGTCGTACCTGACCGGTTTGGCAGCACTCGAGGACCTATCTACCAACGCTGCCCAGTTCTCCGACGATGCACTTTGGCAACTTACCTTGCTCGGGAATCTCAAGCAGATCAAGTTCTTCCACACATCGCTCAAGCGGAAGGATTTCACGGGGCGCGGCTTTGCTTCCTTTGCCTCATTGAAGAACTTGCGCCGTTTAACGGTCGCAGGATGTCCATTTAACGATGAAGGGATGGCCGCCGTCGGCAAGCTCACACAACTCGAAAACTTCCGCACCTGGCACACCTATCAAACCGAGGCAGGGAACGAGTCGCTCAAATCGCTGACTAATTTGAAGAGCCTGCATCTTGGGCAGCGATTGCGACGCTACGGTGGCGCGTCAAACGCCCATAGTTTGACCGACAGTACGCTCGATGTTGTTTCCCAGCTCAAATCGCTCGACACATTGACGCTTGGCGAACAGAAGTTCTCGATCGAGGCCCTGGCAAAACTGAAGGCCTTACCGAATCTCAAACGCCTGGAACTGTCCCAGGTCGACCTCCCGGCGCAGGAAATCGAACGCGCACAGACGCTCCTTCCGGGTATCCAAATCAACTGGAAACCAGTGACCGCTGAAGAGCGTGCCAAGCTCGACCGGCTGCTGGCTCCTTAA